In Stigmatopora argus isolate UIUO_Sarg chromosome 10, RoL_Sarg_1.0, whole genome shotgun sequence, the following proteins share a genomic window:
- the LOC144083159 gene encoding rho guanine nucleotide exchange factor TIAM1-like isoform X1, with amino-acid sequence MGNAESRHGDGAVSAADGYLSRKRVSRSLRLPDRRARRASSGKAERGNSEASTRSSSTPSIPRSSSTPSVPRSLAPNSPEPFRRAHPLGSGSSPPGEAPAGADSLDDEPRTHGEGEGAAYGAFTLPCRRSRCLSEGWRRPVGMRGRRACTIQDIAAGEDADGATEEAEPRRHEVTSTSSSSAGEDDAGGRRGIYENFLRELETSSWREEAADEDNRDDDGYENLRRELEMISRRTEKRSSQPPPTATPTTRGTVRKAGRLAVKNFLVRKKNKKVESAARRKWKSYWVSLKGCTLYLYETDGGSGIDAGSVPKRAVWAENGMAQALPEHPKKDFVFCLSNSLGDAFLFQTCSQTELENWITALHSACAAATAARHHWREDTPRLLRAEIKKLERRIDVDEKMKKMGEMQLAAVTDAKKRKTILDQIFLWEQNLERFHVDLFRFRCYLASLQGGELPNPKRLLAFASRPTKLAMGRLGIFSVSSFHALVAARVESGSGGARRRAHVAVAWRSYSKRKSRFSSLWGLDAASKKKGGVHGGGARPSIQQVFADGDELAGKSSEGIPAKGQQPEDGGGGGDGKGETWVPERPGLAPSWVCLPDDRPVLTGVRPGESALCLLESLCKAHELDPTKHYIRLKFLIDNRVQFYIPKPEEDVCDLLYKEVELCPKISQVLQFDRDQSCVIGYGFSISVVEEDGVQQLYVTDVRAGGLAFAKGLNAGDEILELNGKEARGLDFSHLKAAFSLPSLTLRVSALPPLERRQLCFLPPRRAQDHLCTDIFSQSQEEILDDGVGLLLESSDDSLDDDSDVLETSDHCGQNTEQVASFCRSLHDAKPAERASSLSSSSPSSPDWPFPPALRQLSDADKLRKVIGELVETERIYVKDLNCLIGRYLSPLQKESFLTQDELDVLFGNLPEMVDFQVEFLKTLEDGTRLVPDLDKLERVEQFKKILFSLGGSFLYYADRFKIYSAFCAGHTKVPKVLVKAKSDPDFKAFLDERNPKRQHSSTLESYLIKPIQRVLKYPLLLRELYSLTDPDSEEHYHLDVATKAMNKVASHINEMQKIHEEFGAVFDQLIAEQSGDKKEVGDLSMGDLLLHASVSWINPPASLGKWKKEPQVAAFVFKTALVLVCKDGCKQKKKMGGSHRTSSSSSEENAPFRYRHMIPTDSLQVRPLPDADGEGASACEIVHAKSESEGRPEIAFQLCCSCPESRKDFVKTLQNAVREKQRRRLLKTESLPLSQRYVPFGGKRLCALKGARPIINRAASAPSRTLGRRKLVRNRLTIDTDVVLDGEPDTPSPSEAEAGDADPPPPPPPPASETGRRGPSDTDRWLEEQFDLRGYEDPQETDIQPGASLAALSLDGGGDVAGVWLRREQPGASSPD; translated from the exons ATGGGAAACGCTGAGAGCCGGCACGGAGACGGCGCCGTCTCGGCCGCGGACGGCTACCTGTCGCGCAAGcgcgtctctcgctctctccgcCTCCCCGATCGTCGAGCGCGGCGCGCCTCGTCGGGGAAAGCCGAGCGCGGGAACTCGGAGGCCAGCACGCGTTCCAGCAGCACTCCCAGCATCCCGCGCTCCAGCAGCACCCCCAGCGTACCACGCTCCCTGGCCCCCAACTCCCCGGAGCCCTTCCGCCGCGCCCACCCTTTGGGCTCGGGTTCGAGCCCGCCGGGGGAGGCGCCGGCCGGCGCCGACTCCTTGGACGACGAGCCGCGGACCCACGGCGAGGGGGAGGGCGCCGCCTACGGAGCCTTCACGCTGCCCTGCCGACGCTCGCGCTGCCTCTCGGAGGGCTGGCGCAGACCCGTGGGCATGCGGGGCAGGAGGGCGTGCACCATCCAG GACATCGCCGCCGGCGAGGACGCGGACGGGGCGACGGAGGAGGCCGAGCCTCGCCGCCACGAGGTCACGTCGACCTCCTCGTCGTCGGCGGGCGAGGACGACGCCGGGGGCCGCCGGGGCATCTACGAGAACTTCCTCCGAGAGCTGGAGACGAGCTCCTGGCGGGAGGAGGCGGCCGACGAGGATAATCGCGACGACGACGGCTACGAGAACCTCCGGCGAGAGCTGGAGATGATCTCCCGCCGGACGGAAAAGCGCAGCTCGCAGCCACCGCCCACCGCCACCCCTACTACGCGGGGCACGGTGCGCAAGGCGGGCCGCCTGGCCGTCAAGAACTTTCTGGTCcgcaagaagaacaagaaggtGGAGTCGGCCGCCAGACGCAAGTGGAAGAGCTACTGGGTGTCCCTCAAAG GTTGCACTCTCTACTTGTACGAGACGGACGGCGGCTCGGGCATCGACGCGGGCAGCGTCCCCAAGCGCGCCGTCTGGGCCGAGAACGGCATGGCGCAGGCCCTTCCCGAGCATCCCAAGAAAGACTTTGTCTTCTGCCTCAGCAACTCGCTGGGAGACGCCTTCCTCTTCCAG ACGTGCAGCCAGACGGAGTTGGAGAACTGGATCACGGCCCTCCACTCGGCgtgcgccgccgccaccgccgcccgcCATCACTGGCGCGAGGACACACCGCGCCTGTTGCGCGCCGAGATCAAGAAGCTGGAGCGCAGGATCGATGTGGAcgagaagatgaagaagatggGCGAGATGCAGCTGGCCGCCGTCACCGACGCCAAGAAGAGGAAGACCATTCTGGATCAG ATCTTCCTGTGGGAGCAGAACCTGGAGCGCTTCCACGTGGACCTGTTCCGCTTCCGCTGTTACCTGGCCAGCCTGCAGGGCGGCGAGCTGCCCAACCCCAAGCGCCTGCTGGCCTTCGCCTCGCGCCCCACCAAGCTGGCCATGGGACGCCTGGGGATCTTCTCCGTCTCGTCCTTCCACGCGCTG GTGGCGGCTCGCGTGGagagcggcagcggcggcgccAGGCGGCGGGCGCACGTGGCGGTGGCGTGGCGTTCCTACAGCAAGCGCAAAAGCCGCTTCTCTTCGCTTTGGGGTCTGGACGCGGCGTCCAAAAAGAAGGGCGGAGTCCACGGGGGCGGGGCTCGCCCCAGCATCCAGCAG GTTTTCGCCGACGGGGACGAGCTCGCCGGAAAGAGCAGCGAGGGGATTCCCGCCAAGGGCCAGCAA CCcgaggacggcggcggcggcggagacgGGAAGGGTGAGACGTGGGTGCCCGAGCGGCCTGGCCTGGCCCCCTCCTGGGTGTGTTTGCCCGACGACCGGCCCGTGCTGACCGGCGTCCGACCCGGAGAGTCGGCGCTGTGCCTGCTGGAGAGTCTCTGCAAG gcTCACGAGCTGGATCCCACCAAGCACTACATTCGACTCAAATTCCTGATCGACAACAGAGTGCAGTTCTACATCCCCAAACCGGAGGAGGACGTCTGCGACCTG CTTTACAAAGAAGTGGAGCTGTGCCCCAAAATAAGCCAAGTGCTCCAGTTTGACCGGGACCAGTCCTGCGTGATCGGCTACG GTTTCTCCATCTCGGTGGTGGAGGAGGATGGAGTGCAGCAGCTTTACGTCACCGACGTGCGGGCGGGCGGACTCGCCTTCGCCAAAG GTCTGAACGCCGGCGACGAGATCCTGGAGCTGAACGGGAAGGAGGCCCGCGGCCTGGATTTTTCCCACCTGAAGGCGGCCTTCTCGCTGCCGTCGCTGACGTTGAGGGTGAGCGCGCTGCCCCCGCTGGAGCGCCGCCAGCTCTGCTTCCTGCCGCCGCGGCGCGCCCAGGACCACCTCTGCACGGACATCTTCTCCCAGAGCCAGG AGGAGATCCTGGACGACGGCGTGGGCCTCCTGCTGGAAAGTTCCGACGACAGCTTGGACGACGACTCCGACGTCTTGGAAACGTCTGACCATTGCGGACAG aaTACGGAACAAGTGGCGTCCTTCTGCCGCAGCCTCCACGACGCCAAGCCGGCGGAGCGCGCATCTtcgttgtcgtcgtcgtcgccttCCAGCCCCGACTGGCCGTTCCCCCCCGCGCTCCGCCAGCTGTCGGACGCCGACAAGCTGCGCAAGGTCATCGGCGAGCTGGTGGAGACGGAGCGCATCTACGTCAAA GACCTGAACTGCCTGATTGGACGTTATTTAAGCCCGCTGCAGAAAGAGAGCTTTCTCACGCAGGACGAG CTGGACGTTCTCTTTGGGAACCTTCCCGAAATGGTGGACTTCCAGGTGGAGTTCCTCAAGACTCTGGAGGACGGCACCCGGCTGGTTCCCGATCTGGACAAGCTGGAGAGAGTGGAGCAGTTTAAA AAGATCCTCTTCTCCCTGGGCGGCTCCTTCCTCTACTACGCCGACCGCTTCAAGATCTACAGCGCCTTCTGCGCCGGCCACACCAAAGTCCCCAAGGTCCTGGTCAAAG CCAAAAGCGACCCCGACTTCAAGGCCTTCCTGGACGAGCGCAACCCCAAGCGTCAGCATTCGTCCACGCTGGAGTCCTACCTCATCAAGCCCATCCAGAGGGTGCTCAAATACCCGCTGCTGCTCAGGGAGCTCTACTCGCTCACCGACCCGGACAGCGAGGAGCACTACCACCTGGACG TGGCCACCAAGGCCATGAACAAAGTGGCCAGCCACATTAACGAGATGCAGAAAATCCACGAAGAGTTTGGCGCCGTCTTCGACCAGCTCATCGCCGAGCAGAGCGGGGACAAAAAGGAG GTGGGTGACTTGTCGATGGGCGACCTGCTTCTCCACGCCAGCGTTTCCTGGATCAATCCGCCCGCGTCCTTGGGAAAGTGGAAGAAGGAGCCCCAAGTGGCCGCTTTCG TCTTCAAAACGGCTCTGGTGCTGGTCTGCAAGGACGGCTGcaaacagaagaagaaaatg GGCGGCTCCCACCGaacgtcgtcgtcgtcttcggAGGAGAACGCCCCCTTCCGCTATCGTCACATGATTCCCACGGACTCCCTGCAAGTCAGGCCGCTGCCCGACGCGG acGGCGAAGGCGCGTCCGCCTGCGAGATCGTCCACGCCAAGTCGGAATCGGAAGGCCGGCCGGAGATTGCCTTCCAGCTGTGTTGTAG TTGCCCGGAAAGCAGAAAAGACTTTGTGAAGACGCTCCAGAACGCCGTCCGCGAGAAGCAGCGGCGCCGGCTGCTGAAGACGGAGAGTCTGCCGCTCAGCCAGCGGTACGTGCCCTTCGGGGGCAAGCGTCTGTGCGCCCTCAAGGGGGCTCGCCCCATCATCAACCGAGCGG CCTCGGCGCCGAGCCGAACTTTGGGTCGGCGGAAGCTGGTCCGCAACCGCCTCACCATCGACACCGACGTGGTCCTGGACGGCGAGCCCGACACGCCGTCTCCCTCGGAAGCGGAGGCCGGCGACGCCGACCCGcccccgccgcctccgccgccggcCTCGGAAACGGGGCGCCGTGGCCCGTCGGACACGGACCGCTGGCTGGAGGAGCAGTTTGACCTCCGGGGCTACGAGGACCCCCAGGAGACAGATATCCAGCCGGGGGCCTCGCTGGCCGCCCTGTCCCTGGACGGCGGGGGGGACGTGGCCGGCGTCTGGTTGCGACGAGAACAGCCGGGAGCGTCCTCGCCCGACTAA
- the LOC144083159 gene encoding rho guanine nucleotide exchange factor TIAM1-like isoform X2 — protein MSSLKWSGPRKRSCDSLFDMLHLNTEQVASFCRSLHDAKPAERASSLSSSSPSSPDWPFPPALRQLSDADKLRKVIGELVETERIYVKDLNCLIGRYLSPLQKESFLTQDELDVLFGNLPEMVDFQVEFLKTLEDGTRLVPDLDKLERVEQFKKILFSLGGSFLYYADRFKIYSAFCAGHTKVPKVLVKAKSDPDFKAFLDERNPKRQHSSTLESYLIKPIQRVLKYPLLLRELYSLTDPDSEEHYHLDVATKAMNKVASHINEMQKIHEEFGAVFDQLIAEQSGDKKEVGDLSMGDLLLHASVSWINPPASLGKWKKEPQVAAFVFKTALVLVCKDGCKQKKKMGGSHRTSSSSSEENAPFRYRHMIPTDSLQVRPLPDADGEGASACEIVHAKSESEGRPEIAFQLCCSCPESRKDFVKTLQNAVREKQRRRLLKTESLPLSQRYVPFGGKRLCALKGARPIINRAASAPSRTLGRRKLVRNRLTIDTDVVLDGEPDTPSPSEAEAGDADPPPPPPPPASETGRRGPSDTDRWLEEQFDLRGYEDPQETDIQPGASLAALSLDGGGDVAGVWLRREQPGASSPD, from the exons ATGTCCTCCCTGAAGTGGAGTGGGCCCAGGAAGCGCTCGTGCGACTCGCTCTTTGACATGCTTCATCTG aaTACGGAACAAGTGGCGTCCTTCTGCCGCAGCCTCCACGACGCCAAGCCGGCGGAGCGCGCATCTtcgttgtcgtcgtcgtcgccttCCAGCCCCGACTGGCCGTTCCCCCCCGCGCTCCGCCAGCTGTCGGACGCCGACAAGCTGCGCAAGGTCATCGGCGAGCTGGTGGAGACGGAGCGCATCTACGTCAAA GACCTGAACTGCCTGATTGGACGTTATTTAAGCCCGCTGCAGAAAGAGAGCTTTCTCACGCAGGACGAG CTGGACGTTCTCTTTGGGAACCTTCCCGAAATGGTGGACTTCCAGGTGGAGTTCCTCAAGACTCTGGAGGACGGCACCCGGCTGGTTCCCGATCTGGACAAGCTGGAGAGAGTGGAGCAGTTTAAA AAGATCCTCTTCTCCCTGGGCGGCTCCTTCCTCTACTACGCCGACCGCTTCAAGATCTACAGCGCCTTCTGCGCCGGCCACACCAAAGTCCCCAAGGTCCTGGTCAAAG CCAAAAGCGACCCCGACTTCAAGGCCTTCCTGGACGAGCGCAACCCCAAGCGTCAGCATTCGTCCACGCTGGAGTCCTACCTCATCAAGCCCATCCAGAGGGTGCTCAAATACCCGCTGCTGCTCAGGGAGCTCTACTCGCTCACCGACCCGGACAGCGAGGAGCACTACCACCTGGACG TGGCCACCAAGGCCATGAACAAAGTGGCCAGCCACATTAACGAGATGCAGAAAATCCACGAAGAGTTTGGCGCCGTCTTCGACCAGCTCATCGCCGAGCAGAGCGGGGACAAAAAGGAG GTGGGTGACTTGTCGATGGGCGACCTGCTTCTCCACGCCAGCGTTTCCTGGATCAATCCGCCCGCGTCCTTGGGAAAGTGGAAGAAGGAGCCCCAAGTGGCCGCTTTCG TCTTCAAAACGGCTCTGGTGCTGGTCTGCAAGGACGGCTGcaaacagaagaagaaaatg GGCGGCTCCCACCGaacgtcgtcgtcgtcttcggAGGAGAACGCCCCCTTCCGCTATCGTCACATGATTCCCACGGACTCCCTGCAAGTCAGGCCGCTGCCCGACGCGG acGGCGAAGGCGCGTCCGCCTGCGAGATCGTCCACGCCAAGTCGGAATCGGAAGGCCGGCCGGAGATTGCCTTCCAGCTGTGTTGTAG TTGCCCGGAAAGCAGAAAAGACTTTGTGAAGACGCTCCAGAACGCCGTCCGCGAGAAGCAGCGGCGCCGGCTGCTGAAGACGGAGAGTCTGCCGCTCAGCCAGCGGTACGTGCCCTTCGGGGGCAAGCGTCTGTGCGCCCTCAAGGGGGCTCGCCCCATCATCAACCGAGCGG CCTCGGCGCCGAGCCGAACTTTGGGTCGGCGGAAGCTGGTCCGCAACCGCCTCACCATCGACACCGACGTGGTCCTGGACGGCGAGCCCGACACGCCGTCTCCCTCGGAAGCGGAGGCCGGCGACGCCGACCCGcccccgccgcctccgccgccggcCTCGGAAACGGGGCGCCGTGGCCCGTCGGACACGGACCGCTGGCTGGAGGAGCAGTTTGACCTCCGGGGCTACGAGGACCCCCAGGAGACAGATATCCAGCCGGGGGCCTCGCTGGCCGCCCTGTCCCTGGACGGCGGGGGGGACGTGGCCGGCGTCTGGTTGCGACGAGAACAGCCGGGAGCGTCCTCGCCCGACTAA
- the LOC144083183 gene encoding claudin-4-like, producing the protein MKAKLEMTAAVLGFLGLLGLVTAAAAPMWRVSAFIGANLIVMEVLWEGLWMNCYNQAEVRMQCKVHDSMLILPRELKAARGLMVVAAVLAALALVLAAVSTRAATCCRAPEHARGKNATLASAAALYLLSCVLALVAVCWVAHGVIRDFYSPLVVESRKRELGASIFVGWAACGLLLVAAALLLVSCRRRTHPDPRGSYLKDGDGVGDGVGDGVGDGFGDGFGDKFSDKFSDGFGDGFSDKFSDKFSDKFSDKFSRTPSSFYKYHEYV; encoded by the exons ATGAAGGCCAAGTTGGAGATGACGGCGGCGGTCCTGGGCTTCCTGGGCCTCCTGGGCCTGGTGACGGCCGCCGCCGCGCCCATGTGGCGCGTGTCGGCCTTCATCGGCGCCAACCTGATCGTCATGGAGGTGCTGTGGGAGGGCCTGTGGATGAACTGCTACAACCAAGCCGAGGTGAGGATGCAGTGCAAGGTCCACGACTCCATGCTGATCCTGCCGCGCGAGCTGAAGGCGGCCCGCGGCCTGATGGTGGTGGCCGCCGTCCTGGCCGCGCTCGCCCTCGTCCTGGCCGCCGTCTCCACCCGCGCCGCCACCTGCTGCCGGGCACCG GAGCACGCGAGAGGCAAGAACGCCACGTTGGCCTCGGCCGCCGCGTTGTACCTGCTGTCCTGCGTGCTGGCGCTGGTGGCCGTCTGCTGGGTGGCGCACGGCGTCATCCGCGACTTCTACAGTCCCCTGGTGGTGGAGTCGCGCAAGCGGGAGCTGGGGGCCTCCATCTTCGTGGGGTGGGCCGCCTGCGGGCTCCTGCTGGTCGCCGCCGCGCTGCTCCTGGTCAGCTGCCGCAGGCGGACCCACCCGGATCCACGGGGGTCTTACTTGAAGGACGGCGACGGGGTCGGCGACGGGGTCGGCGACGGGGTCGGCGACGGGTTCGGCGACGGGTTTGGCGACAAGTTCAGCGACAAGTTCAGTGACGGGTTCGGAGACGGGTTCAGCGACAAGTTCAGCGACAAGTTCAGCGACAAGTTCAGCGACAAGTTCAGCCGGACCCCCTCCAGTTTTTACAAGTATCACGAATACGTCTGA
- the LOC144083176 gene encoding claudin-8-like isoform X2, with amino-acid sequence MASYTAYSGYSRPPQSYAASYYGDKQPNTAGYTAGYTGGYTAPYTAPYTAPYSDDYKDSLYEEKKKIEKRKRKYAYCCEVVALVIGFVGLIGVAAVTGLPMWRVTAFIEENIIVMETRWEGLWMNCYRQANIRMQCKVYDSLLFLPPDLQAARGLMCASVAVTVFALITAAVGMKCTKAVDHRARTKHIVLVAGGALFLLACITTLIPVSWTGHRIIQEFYNPLLIDAQRRELGEALYIGWVTSALLFAAGCILLCRHAPKTRTPEERFIYNPGSYAYQPGSAYAVPPPPPPQSAGYGYQPAYSVGPPGSVAYTPVQY; translated from the exons ATGGCCTCTTACACGGCCTACAGCGGCTACAGCAGGCCGCCGCAGTCCTACGCCGCCTCGTACTACGGAGACAAGCAGCCCAACACGGCGGGCTATACGGCGGGCTACACGGGGGGCTACACGGCCCCCTACACGGCGCCCTACACGGCGCCCTACTCCGACGACTACAAG GACTCGCTGtacgaggagaagaagaagatcgAGAAGCGCAAAAGGAAGTACGCCTACTGCTGCGAGGTGGTGGCCCTGGTCATCGGCTTCGTGGGGCTGATCGGCGTGGCGGCCGTGACGGGCCTGCCCATGTGGCGTGTGACGGCCTTCATCGAGGAGAACATCATCGTGATGGAGACCCGCTGGGAGGGCCTGTGGATGAACTGCTACCGGCAGGCCAACATCCGCATGCAGTGCAAGGTGTACGACTCGCTGCTCTTCCTGCCGCCCGACCTCCAGGCGGCCCGCGGCCTGATGTGCGCCTCGGTGGCCGTCACCGTCTTCGCCCTGATCACGGCGGCCGTGGGCATGAAGTGCACCAAGGCGGTGGACCACCGCGCCCGCACCAAGCACATCGTGCTGGTGGCCGGCGGCGCCCTCTTCCTGCTGGCCTGCATCACCACGCTGATCCCGGTGTCGTGGACGGGCCACCGGATCATCCAGGAGTTCTACAACCCGCTGCTGATCGACGCCCAGCGCCGGGAGCTGGGCGAGGCGCTCTACATCGGCTGGGTCACCTCGGCGCTGCTCTTCGCCGCCGGCTGCATCCTGCTGTGCCGCCACGCCCCCAAGACGCGGACGCCGGAGGAGAGGTTCATCTACAACCCCGGCTCCTACGCCTACCAGCCCGGCTCGGCGTACGCCgtgcccccgccgccgccgccacagtCCGCCGGCTACGGTTACCAGCCCGCCTACTCCGTGGGGCCTCCGGGGTCGGTGGCCTACACGCCGGTGCAGTACTAG
- the LOC144083176 gene encoding claudin-8-like isoform X1 — MASYTAYSGYSRPPQSYAASYYGDKQPNTAGYTAGYTGGYTAPYTAPYTAPYSDDYKVEDSLYEEKKKIEKRKRKYAYCCEVVALVIGFVGLIGVAAVTGLPMWRVTAFIEENIIVMETRWEGLWMNCYRQANIRMQCKVYDSLLFLPPDLQAARGLMCASVAVTVFALITAAVGMKCTKAVDHRARTKHIVLVAGGALFLLACITTLIPVSWTGHRIIQEFYNPLLIDAQRRELGEALYIGWVTSALLFAAGCILLCRHAPKTRTPEERFIYNPGSYAYQPGSAYAVPPPPPPQSAGYGYQPAYSVGPPGSVAYTPVQY, encoded by the exons ATGGCCTCTTACACGGCCTACAGCGGCTACAGCAGGCCGCCGCAGTCCTACGCCGCCTCGTACTACGGAGACAAGCAGCCCAACACGGCGGGCTATACGGCGGGCTACACGGGGGGCTACACGGCCCCCTACACGGCGCCCTACACGGCGCCCTACTCCGACGACTACAAGGTAGAG GACTCGCTGtacgaggagaagaagaagatcgAGAAGCGCAAAAGGAAGTACGCCTACTGCTGCGAGGTGGTGGCCCTGGTCATCGGCTTCGTGGGGCTGATCGGCGTGGCGGCCGTGACGGGCCTGCCCATGTGGCGTGTGACGGCCTTCATCGAGGAGAACATCATCGTGATGGAGACCCGCTGGGAGGGCCTGTGGATGAACTGCTACCGGCAGGCCAACATCCGCATGCAGTGCAAGGTGTACGACTCGCTGCTCTTCCTGCCGCCCGACCTCCAGGCGGCCCGCGGCCTGATGTGCGCCTCGGTGGCCGTCACCGTCTTCGCCCTGATCACGGCGGCCGTGGGCATGAAGTGCACCAAGGCGGTGGACCACCGCGCCCGCACCAAGCACATCGTGCTGGTGGCCGGCGGCGCCCTCTTCCTGCTGGCCTGCATCACCACGCTGATCCCGGTGTCGTGGACGGGCCACCGGATCATCCAGGAGTTCTACAACCCGCTGCTGATCGACGCCCAGCGCCGGGAGCTGGGCGAGGCGCTCTACATCGGCTGGGTCACCTCGGCGCTGCTCTTCGCCGCCGGCTGCATCCTGCTGTGCCGCCACGCCCCCAAGACGCGGACGCCGGAGGAGAGGTTCATCTACAACCCCGGCTCCTACGCCTACCAGCCCGGCTCGGCGTACGCCgtgcccccgccgccgccgccacagtCCGCCGGCTACGGTTACCAGCCCGCCTACTCCGTGGGGCCTCCGGGGTCGGTGGCCTACACGCCGGTGCAGTACTAG
- the LOC144083179 gene encoding claudin-4-like, with the protein MSEPSLELPAFFLSLLGLMGAAASTGMPMWRVTAFVGENIIVFETRYEGLWMNCFKQAEIRMQCKVYDSLLALPPDLQAARGLTCASLALAGLGLLVSLAGLRCTSCGGGGGGDDARLKRLTLVGSGVAILLACLCLLVPVSWTAHVIITDFYNPLLIDAQRRELGEALYIGWVSSAFLFVGGCLFTCCNLARDEDKAGRGGGGGDGGYVYSRNSEYLTYPPSVVLPPQPFQPQQLVTLPQMVPEPLLSRHPSASYSYRSGYPSGYASGYPSRYPSVRSGVAYL; encoded by the coding sequence ATGTCCGAGCCGTCCCTGGAGCTGCCGGCCTTTTTCCTGAGCCTGCTGGGACTGATGGGGGCGGCGGCCAGCACCGGCATGCCCATGTGGCGGGTGACGGCCTTCGTGGGCGAGAACATCATCGTCTTCGAGACCCGCTACGAGGGCCTGTGGATGAACTGCTTCAAGCAGGCCGAAATCCGCATGCAGTGCAAGGTCTACGACTCGCTGCTGGCCCTGCCGCCCGACCTGCAGGCGGCCCGGGGCCTCACATGCGCCTCCCTGGCCCTGGCCGGCCTGGGCCTGCTGGTCAGCCTGGCGGGCCTGCGCTGCACGtcctgcggcggcggcggcggtggggaCGACGCCCGTCTCAAGAGACTGACGCTGGTGGGCTCCGGGGTGGCCATCCTCCTGGCCTGCCTGTGCCTCCTGGTGCCCGTGTCGTGGACGGCCCACGTCATCATCACCGACTTCTACAACCCGCTGCTGATCGATGCCCAGCGGCGGGAGCTGGGCGAGGCCCTCTACATCGGCTGGGTGTCGTCCGCCTTCCTCTTTGTCGGCGGGTGCCTCTTCACCTGCTGCAACCTGGCCCGGGACGAGGACAAGGCCGGGagaggcggaggcggcggcgatgGCGGATACGTCTACTCCCGGAACTCGGAGTACCTGACGTACCCGCCGTCGGTGGTGCTTCCGCCGCAGCCCTTCCAGCCTCAGCAGTTGGTGACGCTCCCCCAAATGGTGCCCGAGCCGCTCCTGTCCAGGCATCCTTCGGCCAGCTACAGCTACCGGTCCGGATATCCGTCCGGATACGCGTCCGGATATCCGTCCAGGTACCCGTCCGTACGCAGCGGGGTGGCGTACCTCTGA
- the LOC144083177 gene encoding claudin-8-like has product MAKGICEMAAMCLGLAGLLGAAAITGMPTWRVTAFVGENIVVMETRWEGLWMNCYRQANIRMQCKVYDSLLALPPDLQAARGLTCCALALSAAGLLLAAAGLRRAPCFAGDRRLKTAALAAAGCAQLLASVCVLVPVSWTGHVVIRDFYDPLLIDAQRRELGDALYLGWVTGAVLLASGSLFLCGLRAAGERKPRPASLGPARSLPGAADPGDAAFLPSGTVLYRVGGSGAPSAVYTPPVSSYASQNRAAYTAYTALDSSYLSHIGAPYTLPYEGTPSYQSSFRLAPQTPVFIPYKWSKMEVASDGGSSPSMYI; this is encoded by the coding sequence ATGGCCAAAGGAATTTGCGAGATGGCCGCCATGTGCCTGGGCTTGGCGGGGCTCCTGGGCGCCGCCGCCATCACCGGCATGCCCACCTGGCGGGTGACGGCCTTCGTCGGGGAGAACATCGTGGTGATGGAGACGCGCTGGGAGGGCCTGTGGATGAACTGCTACCGGCAGGCCAACATCCGCATGCAGTGCAAGGTGTACGACTCCCTGCTGGCCCTGCCGCCCGACCTGCAGGCGGCCCGCGGCCTGACGTGCTGCGCCCTGGCTCTGTCGGCGGCGGGCCTCCTGCTGGCCGCCGCCGGCCTGCGCCGCGCGCCCTGCTTCGCCGGCGACCGCCGGCTCAAGACGGCCGCCTTGGCGGCGGCGGGCTGCGCGCAGCTCCTGGCCTCCGTCTGCGTCCTGGTCCCCGTCTCGTGGACGGGTCACGTGGTCATCCGCGACTTTTACGACCCTTTGCTGATCGACGCCCAGAGGAGGGAACTGGGGGACGCGCTGTACCTGGGCTGGGTGACGGGCGCCGTCCTCTTGGCCTCCGGCTCCTTGTTCCTCTGCGGCCTACGGGCGGCGGGGGAACGGAAGCCCCGCCCCGCGAGCCTGGGGCCGGCACGGAGCCTCCCCGGCGCGGCAGATCCGGGCGACGCCGCGTTCCTCCCGAGCGGGACGGTCTTGTATCGGGTGGGCGGCTCGGGAGCGCCGAGCGCCGTCTACACGCCGCCGGTCTCCTCGTACGCGAGTCAGAACAGGGCGGCGTACACGGCGTACACGGCGCTAGACTCCTCGTACCTGAGCCATATCGGAGCGCCGTACACGCTGCCGTACGAGGGCACGCCGTCCTACCAATCCAGCTTCCGGCTAGCACCTCAAACGCCCGTTTTTATTCCGTATAAATGGTCTAAAATGGAAGTGGCGTCTGACGGGGGGAGCAGCCCGAGCATGTACATTTGA